The following coding sequences are from one Bufo bufo chromosome 2, aBufBuf1.1, whole genome shotgun sequence window:
- the LOC120990859 gene encoding protein ZBED8-like, whose amino-acid sequence MDICTNTCSANAFQPSQYSRRQDEDYLAAGEERRRPEAEKITNHPMTMDRVEKNHKIRKYSEDFLQYGFTSIITVGIEKPQCVICCEVLSAESMKPNKLKRHFDSKHPSFAGRDTNYFRSKADALKKARLDTGGRYYKQNVAAVEASYLVARRIARAMKPHTIGEDLLLPAAKDIVRVMIGDEYVTKLNAISLSNDTVRRRLDDMSADILSQVVQEIKSAPLPIFSIQLDESTDVANCSQLLVFVRYINDGDFKDEFLFCKPLETTTTARDVFDKVGSFLKEHQISWEKVCGVCTDGAPAMLGCRSGFQRLVLNESPKVIGTHCMIHRQILATKTLPQNLQEVMKSVISCVNFVKASSLNSRLFSQLCNELDATHNALLFHTEVRWLSRGKVLKRVFDLRDELRMFFNQKAKPQFEALFSDKSELQKIAYLVDIFVILNELNLSLQGPNATCLDLSEKVRSFQMKLQLWQKKLDNNNIYMLPTLAAFFEEHGIEPDKRITMIISVKEHLHMLEDEISLYFPNLPDTPFALARSPFTVKVEDVPETAQEEFIELINNDAARTDFSTMPVTKFWIKHFQSYPVLSETVLRLLLPFPTTYLCETGFSSLLVIKSKYRSRLVVEDDLRCALAKTAPRISDLVRRKQSQPSH is encoded by the coding sequence ATAACAAACCACCCCATGACAATGGATCGTGTAGAGAAGAaccataaaataagaaaatatagtGAGGATTTTTTACAGTATGGTTTTACCTCAATAATTACAGTAGGGATTGAGAAACCACAATGTGTAATTTGTTGTGAAGTTCTATCAGCTGAATCTATGAAGCCAAACAAACTAAAACGCCATTTTGATAGCAAGCATCCGAGCTTTGCCGGCAGGGATACCAACTATTTTAGAAGCAAAGCTGATGCACTCAAAAAAGCCAGACTTGACACTGGTGGCAGGTATTACAAACAAAACGTAGCAGCCGTTGAAGCTTCATATTTGGTGGCACGTAGAATTGCCAGAGCTATGAAACCTCACACCATTGGTGAGGatttactgttgccagcggccaaAGACATTGTTCGAGTTATGATCGGAGACGAATATGTTACGAAATTGAATGCAATTTCCTTATCTAACGATACTGTTCGCAGACGATTAGATGACATGTCGGCTGATATTCTTAGTCAGGTAGTACAGGAAATTAAATCTGCTCCACTTCCAATATTTAGTATCCAGCTTGATGAATCTACAGACGTGGCAAACTGTTCCCAGTTACTGGTTTTTGTGAGGTATATTAATGATGGCGACTTTAAAGATGAGTTTCTTTTTTGCAAACCTCTGGAAACGACAACTACTGCACGTGATGTATTTGACAAAGTTGGATCATTTCTGAAAGAGCATCAGATCTCTTGGGAAAAGGTTTGTGGTGTTTGTACTGATGGTGCTCCAGCTATGCTAGGATGTCGATCTGGATTTCAACGTTTGGTACTGAATGAGTCCCCAAAAGTCATTGGAACTCACTGTATGATTCATAGGCAAATATTAGCAACGAAGACGCTGCCACAAAATTTACAGGAAGTTATGAAAAGCGTCATAAGTTGTGTCAATTTTGTAAAGGCGAGCAGTTTAAACAGTCGACTGTTTTCGCAACTGTGCAACGAGTTGGATGCGACACACAATGCTTTGTTATTTCATACTGAAGTGAGATGGTTATCAAGAGGAAAAGTTTTAAAACGTGTTTTTGATCTTCGTGATGAACTCAGAATGTTTTTTAATCAGAAGGCAAAACCACAGTTTGAGGCACTTTTCAGCGATAAAAGTGAACTGCAGAAAATAGCTTACTTGGTTGACATCTTTGTCATCTTGAATGAGTTAAATTTATCACTGCAAGGACCAAATGCAACGTGCCTTGATTTGTCTGAAAAGGTTCGATCATTCCAAATGAAACTTCAgctttggcaaaaaaaattggaTAACAATAATATTTACATGTTGCCTACCTTAGCTGCTTTCTTTGAGGAACATGGCATTGAACCAGACAAAAGAATTACAATGATAATTTCTGTGAAAGAACACTTGCATATGCTTGAAGATGAAATTTCATTGTACTTTCCAAATCTACCGGACACCCCATTTGCTCTGGCCAGAAGCCCATTCACAGTCAAAGTTGAAGATGTTCCTGAGACAGCACAAGAGGAGTTCATTGAACTTATTAACAACGATGCAGCGAGAACTGATTTCTCTACAATGCCAGTTACAAAATTCTGGATCAAGCATTTTCAGTCATATCCTGTTCTGTCTGAGACTGTGTTGCGCCTTCTTCTTCCATTTCCAACAACTTATCTATGTGAAACAGGGTTTTCCAGCTTGTTGGTTATCAAGTCTAAATACAGAAGTAGACTTGTTGTGGAAGATGATCTTCGGTGTGCTCTTGCAAAGACTGCCCCAAGAATTTCTGATCTGGTGAGAAGGAAGCAATCTCAACCTTCCCACTAA